From Mesobacillus jeotgali, the proteins below share one genomic window:
- a CDS encoding DoxX family membrane protein: MFAKWLRENNVAAGILTVIRVWLGYNWMTAGWGKLTGPGFDASGFLKGAVANPVKGPDGHMVYGWYVNFLESFAIPNVDIFNFIVPLGEFLVGLGLLLGTLTTAAMFFGLVMNFSFFLAGTVSHNPTDIFFGFIILFAGFNAGKYGLDRWVVPFIRKTVLKRGEDGVRNVA, translated from the coding sequence ATGTTTGCAAAATGGTTAAGAGAAAACAATGTTGCTGCTGGTATATTGACTGTCATTAGGGTATGGCTTGGATACAACTGGATGACCGCTGGATGGGGTAAATTGACTGGCCCTGGATTCGATGCTTCCGGCTTTTTGAAAGGTGCCGTCGCGAATCCGGTAAAAGGTCCAGATGGACATATGGTATACGGCTGGTACGTAAACTTCCTTGAAAGCTTCGCGATCCCGAATGTAGATATTTTCAACTTCATCGTTCCGCTAGGGGAATTCCTTGTTGGACTTGGATTGCTTCTAGGAACACTGACAACTGCCGCAATGTTTTTCGGACTTGTGATGAACTTCAGTTTCTTCCTTGCAGGAACAGTATCTCATAACCCAACAGACATCTTCTTCGGATTCATCATCCTGTTTGCAGGCTTCAACGCAGGCAAATACGGCTTGGACCGCTGGGTTGTACCATTCATTCGCAAGACAGTATTGAAACGCGGTGAAGACGGAGTTCGGAACGTCGCTTAA